TCTGGTATCATCAGCGACATCAACAAGGAAGAGACTCTTGAAGAGCTCCAGGATAACAAGCTGGCTGTCGTCTGTGAGAAGATTGGAATTCAACCCGGTGACAAGATGCTCGACCTTGGCTGCGGCTGGGGTACCCTTGCCAAATTTGCCTCCGTTCACTACGGTGCTCACGTCACTGGTATCACTCTCGGTCGTAACCAGACTGCCTGGGGTAACAATGGTCTCCGCAAGGCTGGCATTGAGGAATCCCAGAGCCGCATTGTCTGCTCCGACTACCGTGACTCCCCGCGCGTTGAGGGTGGCTACCAGAAGATTACCTGTCTCGAGATGGCCGAGCACGTTGGTGTCCGTCACTTCTCAAGCTTCCTGTCCCAAGTCTACGATATGCTCGAGGATGACGGTGTCTTCTTCCTGCAGATCGCCGGTCTCCGCAAGTCTTGGCAGTATGAAGATCTCATCTGGGTCTATTCATGAACAAGTACGTGTTCCCCGGTGCGGATGCCTCGACTCCTCTAGGATTCGTGGTGGACCGCCTTGAGGGTGCCGGTTTCGAAATCAAGGCCGTCGATACCATTGGTGTCCACTACTCCGCTACCTTGTGGCGCTGGTACCGCAACTGGATGGGCAACAAGGACAAGGTCGAGGCCAAGTACGGCAAGAGATGGTTCCGCGTAAGTTTTGCATCAGATTCGCATTTCCCGCCCCGGCTTGAGGGTCCGATATTCTTGATTTTACTGACTTTGACTAGATCTGGGAGTACTTCCTGGCTTCCTCTACAATCACCTCTCGCCAGGGTGGTGCCACCTGCTGGCAGCTCACCCTCGTCAAGAACATCAACTCCACCCCCGCGTCGACGGCATCAAGACTCAGTTCGGTCTCACTGCCGCTCGTCAGGCCGCTATTGAGCGCGCCAATGGCGTTCTGCCCAAGGCCCACATTGTTAAGAAGGACCTGTAGACGTTTCAAGAGGACCTTTCTCCCTCTGactccctctcttttccactGTCGGCTCAATGTCACCGAGTGGTCTCCCGTTGGGACGTGACCCTTGTGAGAAGTGGATGGGTTGATTGATGTGTGACTCCTAAGTCGTACCTACTCTGACCTGCGCATTTTTTTGCATTTGGGGATATGCAATTGACGAGTTTGAAATGAAGCGAATAGATCGACGAAACGAAAGCCGCTACTTTAATGTGACGATTTATCATGGGGTTGGTGGAAAAAGTTCGTGTCGGAGTCATCTCGATTTGTTGCGCACGCTTGTGCCACGGCAGCAGCACGCTTTTTGTCCGGTTGAATTTTAAAATGGCTCCGGAAAGTATCTATCTTCCTAGATAGGAAATGTATGCTTACGAAACCTCAATTGATGCTTCCTGATTTAAATTTGATGTTCCCCTATCGTGTTTCGACAAAGCGTTCCGGTGATTTGCATAAACCAGATCGTAGCGGTGACAATTGTCCCGATCTCGGACGGTCGTGTGAGTGTCCTCCGAGTCCCAAATCGAGGAGTTCGGCCCGCGCTCGGGTCGTTGAAATCACGTGGGATAAGGCGCAATTTTGTCCAACATGGGAATAGTTTCCCCGG
This genomic window from Penicillium oxalicum strain HP7-1 chromosome III, whole genome shotgun sequence contains:
- a CDS encoding Sphingolipid C9-methyltransferase 2, which produces MTTRHPESTEDFEFIQTPEAPVQNKPAFDCGVPTTLYPAIKNAPVPADSPGSDSFSNGLMIFLVVVIPWYLARQVGGGLYTTIFFALFTTIPILMAFWTVASSISPRKTEKAKYCGRPVEYYLNFHSEHDRATYHGKSKIPMETFYEKYFNGEVDFKMDALEALEYRHDWANFKFTMGLFKHFLFGFIPEMLMHTRSQDEEQVRDHYDRGDDFYAWFLGPRMIYTSGIISDINKEETLEELQDNKLAVVCEKIGIQPGDKMLDLGCGWGTLAKFASVHYGAHVTGITLGRNQTAWGNNGLRKAGIEESQSRIVCSDYRDSPRVEGGYQKITCLEMAEHVGVRHFSSFLSQVYDMLEDDGVFFLQIAGFVVDRLEGAGFEIKAVDTIGVHYSATLWRWYRNWMGNKDKVEAKYGKRWFRIWEYFLASSTITSRQGGATCWQLTLAAIERANGVLPKAHIVKKDL